The Thermodesulfobacteriota bacterium sequence AAGAGTTTTGCTATGCATCTTTGCTTTTGCTCCTTCGCAATTTGTTTTCAAGTGAATCAATCGTGTAATAATAACATATCACGTTTCACACTCTAAGGTTACATCCAATTCATCCACACTTTCCGAAAATATCGGCCTACGCAAAACTCTTATACTAAATATAATTCCCGCTCTCCATTCATAACAGGGCCTAATCTTTCTAACCTAAATAAAATATTTTCGTGTTGCACAGTTCTTTAACTATAACTGGTAATCCTGTCACTGCTTTCCTTGATTACATAGATGATCTCATTACAATAAAAGCAGTTTTAAAGTTGATAAGGAAAAATCCGGCTAATTTATGGTCCTGCTACTATTGATTGTCAGTGTTTTAACGATTCTTATAACAATATTTTTATTGAAGCTGCTCAAAATAATTACATACCACAAAGAACTCCCTATTGTTGAAGAGCTTGATGGAAATACTCCAATGGTATCAATAATCGTTCCTATGAGAAATGAGGAAAGGAATGCAAAGCAATGCATTGAGAGTCTTATGTCTCAAAATTATTCAAATTTTGAGGTGATAGTCGTTGACGATAGATCAGAGGATGACACCCTGAAAATACTTAAGGAGTTCGCCTCAAAGCACAGCAACATTAGGCTCGTTGAGGGTACACCCACCCCGGAAGGCTGGATTGGGAAAAACCATGCACTTTGGCAGGGGGTGAGAGAAGCAAAGGGAATCTGGTTCCTTTTTCTCGATGCAGACACGATTTCCGAGAATCACATGCTTCCTTCGGCAATCAAATTCGTCGAAGATAATGGTATTGATATGCTTTCGCTCTCCCCTTTTCAGATATTGGAAACATTTTGGGAACGAGTGGTCCAGCCTGTTATTTTTTCCTCCCTTTACTATGCTTTCCCTCAAAAGAAAATCAATGATCCAAAAAGTAAATTAGCAGCTGCAATCGGTCAATTCATATTAATCAAACGATCAGTGTATGAGAACACTGGTGGACACTCTTCCATAAAAAATAAGATTGTTGAGGATTTTGCCCTGGCACAACTCGTAAAAGGTTCTGGTTATCAGCTATGCGTCATGAGGGGAATCAAACTCATCAGAACCAGAATGTACACTAATTTTGACGAGCTCTGGGAGGGGTGGACAAAGAATCTTTTCTTCGGACTCAACAAGAGATGGAGAAATCTCATATTTCTT is a genomic window containing:
- a CDS encoding glycosyltransferase family 2 protein, which encodes MVLLLLIVSVLTILITIFLLKLLKIITYHKELPIVEELDGNTPMVSIIVPMRNEERNAKQCIESLMSQNYSNFEVIVVDDRSEDDTLKILKEFASKHSNIRLVEGTPTPEGWIGKNHALWQGVREAKGIWFLFLDADTISENHMLPSAIKFVEDNGIDMLSLSPFQILETFWERVVQPVIFSSLYYAFPQKKINDPKSKLAAAIGQFILIKRSVYENTGGHSSIKNKIVEDFALAQLVKGSGYQLCVMRGIKLIRTRMYTNFDELWEGWTKNLFFGLNKRWRNLIFLVSVLLSWGIIPPVLFIWSVFNTVCQQSLSFVQLSIAFECTFLLALITYTAWQTTRLFSIPRFYSLTVPLGVAVYIAMVLSSAYKVASGEGVSWKERVYKL